A window of the Lactuca sativa cultivar Salinas chromosome 5, Lsat_Salinas_v11, whole genome shotgun sequence genome harbors these coding sequences:
- the LOC111898376 gene encoding probable carboxylesterase 6, with protein MINQPPFHINCNHHSIYTKTLHFLTTTTTMEPTIIVTSDFIKAYSDGTIERFIPETSPASLDLYDGYKCKDVTIDPSKPITARLFIPTAAVMPPSLPIVVYFHGGGFAIGSTTWLGYHHFLGDLSAATKSIVLSVDYRLAPENRLPIAYEDSYASLVWLYKQKPSDSWLQDADLSRVFLSGDSAGGNIAHQVAIRAIRDTQCPVRVSGILSIHPYFGSEKRTELETKVESADDVKSNDMFWSLSVPKGSNRDYDGCNLEKMVVSMSEWNRFPDVLVFVAEFDFLKERGVEYAEFLKGKGVKVELIETKDEKHVFHVFRPDSEETKLLQSQMNEFIHSF; from the coding sequence ATGATCAACCAACCTCCTTTCCACATAAATTGTAACCACCACTCTATTTATACCAAAACTCTTCACTtcctcaccaccaccaccaccatggaACCCACCATCATAGTAACCTCCGATTTCATTAAAGCCTACTCCGATGGTACCATTGAGCGTTTCATACCGGAAACATCTCCGGCCTCTCTTGACTTGTACGATGGCTACAAGTGCAAAGATGTAACCATAGATCCATCAAAACCAATAACTGCAAGACTTTTCATCCCCACCGCCGCCGTCATGCCACCATCACTACCAATCGTGGTATACTTCCACGGCGGCGGTTTTGCAATCGGCTCCACCACATGGCTAGGCTACCATCACTTCCTAGGAGACCTTTCCGCCGCCACTAAATCAATCGTTCTTTCCGTCGACTACCGCCTCGCACCGGAAAATAGGCTTCCGATTGCATACGAAGACTCTTATGCATCCCTCGTTTGGTTATACAAACAAAAACCGTCCGATTCCTGGCTCCAAGACGCCGATCTTTCTAGAGTTTTCCTCTCGGGAGATAGTGCCGGAGGAAACATAGCTCACCAAGTAGCCATTAGAGCGATTCGGGATACGCAGTGtccggttagggtttctggaatacTCTCCATTCACCCGTACTTCGGTAGTGAGAAGCGAACCGAGTTAGAGACGAAAGTCGAGTCAGCTGATGATGTGAAGTCGAACGATATGTTTTGGAGCCTAAGTGTGCCTAAGGGCTCGAACCGTGACTATGACGGGTGCAACCTTGAAAAGATGGTGGTCTCGATGTCAGAATGGAATCGGTTTCCGGACGTTCTTGTTTTTGTGGCGGAATTTGATTTCTTGAAGGAACGGGGAGTGGAGTATGCCGAATTTTTGAAGGGAAAAGGCGTAAAAGTGGAACTAATTGAGACAAAAGACGAAAAACATGTTTTTCACGTTTTCCGGCCCGATTCCGAGGAGACTAAGTTGTTACAAAGTCAGATGAATGAGTTCATACATAGTTTTTGA
- the LOC111898377 gene encoding protein BUNDLE SHEATH DEFECTIVE 2, chloroplastic isoform X2 codes for MALSSCFLAIQFIPLQNPGVLIANQSNRKLHRTVKFDSLKPKATGDKETKPKVKSVICTDCDGNVQCSQCKGVGINPEDFFNGQFKAGDSCWLCGGRKEMLCGGCNGAGFVGGFMSGFDH; via the exons ATGGCTTTATCTTCATGTTTTTTAGCCATACAATTCATACCTCTTCAGAACCCAG GTGTTCTTATCGCCAATCAAAGCAATCGAAAGCTTCATAGAACAGTCAAGTTTGACTCTTTGAAACCTAAG GCTACAGGAGACAAGGAAACGAAGCCAAAAGTAAAGAGTGTCATATGTACGGATTGTGATGGAAATG TTCAATGTTCGCAATGCAAAGGTGTTGGTATTAACCCTGAAGATTTCTTTAACGGGCAATTTAAAGCTGGGGACTCGTGTTGGCTTTGTGG AGGCAGGAAAGAAATGCTATGCGGAGGTTGTAATGGAGCCGGCTTTGTAGGCGGTTTCATGAGCGGATTTGATCATTAG
- the LOC111898377 gene encoding protein BUNDLE SHEATH DEFECTIVE 2, chloroplastic isoform X1 — protein sequence MALSSCFLAIQFIPLQNPGVLIANQSNRKLHRTVKFDSLKPKATGDKETKPKVKSVICTDCDGNGAVQCSQCKGVGINPEDFFNGQFKAGDSCWLCGGRKEMLCGGCNGAGFVGGFMSGFDH from the exons ATGGCTTTATCTTCATGTTTTTTAGCCATACAATTCATACCTCTTCAGAACCCAG GTGTTCTTATCGCCAATCAAAGCAATCGAAAGCTTCATAGAACAGTCAAGTTTGACTCTTTGAAACCTAAG GCTACAGGAGACAAGGAAACGAAGCCAAAAGTAAAGAGTGTCATATGTACGGATTGTGATGGAAATG GTGCAGTTCAATGTTCGCAATGCAAAGGTGTTGGTATTAACCCTGAAGATTTCTTTAACGGGCAATTTAAAGCTGGGGACTCGTGTTGGCTTTGTGG AGGCAGGAAAGAAATGCTATGCGGAGGTTGTAATGGAGCCGGCTTTGTAGGCGGTTTCATGAGCGGATTTGATCATTAG